TTCCCCACAGATAATCCAGTCCCCACCCTATCAAACTCCAGACGATGATTCCGCCAATGATGTAGCTGAATACAGCCATTCCAGCGTTGTAGCCGCCATCGTTGGAAGGGTCGGAAGCAGCGGGAGCGGAGCCTTTGGATCCCCGTCTGCCGTGAGCGCCGCCCGCGGACTTCTTCGGGTCACGCATCGGCTGCTCCCCTGTCTTCTGGATCGTTG
This window of the Pseudarthrobacter defluvii genome carries:
- a CDS encoding AtpZ/AtpI family protein, with the translated sequence MRDPKKSAGGAHGRRGSKGSAPAASDPSNDGGYNAGMAVFSYIIGGIIVWSLIGWGLDYLWGTRWIVLAGALLGAVGGFYLSHMHGLTSSRKNADERHAPGAPSQDGEDNAK